Proteins encoded within one genomic window of Gloeobacter kilaueensis JS1:
- a CDS encoding thiazole synthase — protein MVQLQSPPETLEIAGRRFRSRLMTGTGKYRSFEQMRAAIEASGSEIVTVAIRRVQEGVPGHGGLGQQLDWSRYWLLPNTAGSSTAEEAVRYAQLGREMAKVLGQEDNNWVKLEVIPESKYLLPDPLGTLQAAERLIKLGFVVLPYINADFHLARRLWEMGCATVMPLGSPIGSGQGLQNAAAIALIIAESPVPVVVDAGIRTPADACRAMEMGAQALLVNTAIAQAEDPQAMGRAMGLACEAGRLAFGAGAIPIKQYASASSPLAGRLG, from the coding sequence ATGGTCCAGCTGCAGTCCCCTCCCGAGACCCTCGAAATTGCGGGCCGCCGCTTTCGCTCCCGATTGATGACCGGTACCGGCAAGTACCGCTCCTTTGAGCAGATGCGCGCGGCGATCGAAGCTTCTGGCTCCGAGATCGTCACCGTCGCCATCCGCCGCGTCCAGGAGGGTGTGCCTGGCCACGGCGGCCTGGGCCAGCAGCTCGACTGGAGCCGCTACTGGCTTTTGCCCAATACCGCTGGGAGCAGCACCGCCGAGGAAGCGGTGCGCTACGCCCAGTTGGGCCGCGAGATGGCAAAAGTGCTTGGCCAGGAGGACAACAACTGGGTCAAACTCGAGGTCATCCCCGAGAGCAAGTACCTGTTGCCCGATCCCCTCGGCACCCTCCAGGCCGCCGAGCGGCTGATCAAACTGGGATTTGTTGTTCTGCCCTACATCAACGCCGATTTTCACCTCGCCCGCCGTCTCTGGGAGATGGGTTGCGCCACGGTCATGCCCCTCGGTTCACCGATTGGCTCCGGCCAGGGGCTGCAGAACGCTGCCGCGATTGCGCTCATCATCGCCGAATCGCCCGTACCGGTGGTGGTCGATGCCGGTATCCGCACCCCTGCCGACGCCTGCCGGGCGATGGAGATGGGAGCCCAGGCGCTGCTGGTCAACACCGCCATCGCCCAGGCAGAGGATCCTCAAGCCATGGGCCGGGCGATGGGCCTCGCCTGCGAGGCGGGACGGCTCGCCTTTGGGGCTGGAGCGATCCCGATCAAGCAGTACGCCAGTGCCAGCTCGCCCCTTGCCGGTCGGCTCGGCTGA
- a CDS encoding bifunctional pantoate--beta-alanine ligase/(d)CMP kinase, producing MRTVAGLEAYRRVRSAVAGLDIGLVMTMGALHAGHRSLIARARRENAALVVSIFVNPRQFGPNEDLARYPRPIDSDLALCRDEGVDVVFVPEAQELYPPGFGTQVLPDPALTSTLCGLSRPGHFQGVATVVAKVINIVQPARTYFGQKDAQQVAVIRSVCRDLNLSSRIVACPIVRDSDGLALSSRNIYLSPAERTTALALPAALHRSLALWSTGERQATVLEAAVRERLASEANLSVEYVAIVDPDGLYPLEQVQGRALVAAAVRVGTTRLIDNVLLGQSEQRSSIIAIDGPAGAGKSTVARRLALRLGFLYIDTGAMYRAVTWKALTLGIDPQDGERLSDLTRRMTIRLAPGYQSAFPTRVWVDGEEVTRQVREEAVSLAVSAVSSHPGVRSELVDQQRRLGKLGGVILDGRDIGTHVFPEADLKIFLTAAVAVRAQRRAEDLRAKGLPVPDRDLLEEQIRSRDEQDSSRAYAPLRKATDAIEVVTDHFSIQQTVERLLALYREKVEGDHP from the coding sequence ATCCGGACTGTGGCAGGACTCGAAGCGTACCGGCGCGTCCGCTCCGCCGTCGCGGGCCTCGACATTGGCCTGGTGATGACGATGGGAGCCCTGCACGCCGGGCATCGCAGCTTGATCGCCCGCGCCCGCCGCGAGAACGCGGCGCTGGTGGTGAGCATCTTCGTCAACCCCCGTCAGTTTGGCCCCAACGAGGATCTGGCGCGCTACCCGCGCCCGATCGATAGCGACCTTGCCCTCTGCCGCGATGAAGGTGTGGATGTGGTCTTCGTTCCTGAAGCGCAGGAGCTGTACCCGCCCGGTTTCGGCACCCAGGTGCTTCCAGACCCGGCCCTCACCAGTACGCTGTGCGGCCTCTCGCGGCCCGGCCATTTTCAGGGGGTGGCGACGGTGGTGGCCAAGGTGATCAACATCGTGCAGCCCGCCCGCACCTACTTTGGCCAGAAGGACGCCCAGCAGGTGGCGGTGATCCGCTCTGTCTGCCGCGATCTCAACTTGAGCAGCCGGATCGTCGCCTGTCCTATCGTGCGCGACAGCGATGGCCTCGCCCTCAGCTCCCGCAATATCTACTTGAGCCCTGCCGAGCGCACTACGGCCCTGGCGCTACCGGCTGCCCTGCACCGGTCGCTGGCGCTGTGGTCCACTGGAGAACGCCAGGCTACTGTCCTCGAAGCCGCCGTGCGCGAGCGTCTGGCAAGCGAAGCCAACTTGAGCGTCGAGTACGTGGCGATCGTCGATCCTGATGGGCTTTATCCCCTCGAACAGGTGCAGGGGCGGGCCCTGGTCGCAGCGGCGGTGCGGGTCGGCACCACCCGGCTCATCGACAACGTTCTACTGGGCCAGAGCGAGCAGCGCTCTTCGATCATCGCGATCGACGGCCCGGCGGGGGCCGGTAAATCTACCGTCGCCCGCCGCCTCGCCCTGCGCCTGGGCTTTCTTTATATCGACACCGGGGCGATGTACCGCGCCGTCACCTGGAAGGCGCTGACCCTCGGCATCGACCCCCAGGACGGTGAGCGGTTGAGTGACCTGACCCGCCGGATGACCATCCGCCTCGCTCCCGGCTACCAGAGTGCTTTTCCGACCCGCGTCTGGGTGGACGGCGAGGAGGTGACCCGGCAGGTGCGCGAGGAGGCGGTCTCGCTGGCGGTGAGCGCTGTCTCCTCCCACCCCGGCGTGCGCAGCGAACTGGTGGACCAGCAGCGCCGATTGGGCAAGCTGGGCGGCGTCATCCTCGATGGCCGCGACATCGGCACCCACGTCTTCCCAGAAGCCGACTTGAAGATCTTTCTCACCGCCGCCGTCGCCGTGCGCGCCCAGCGCCGGGCGGAGGATCTGCGCGCCAAGGGCCTGCCCGTTCCCGATCGCGATCTGCTTGAAGAACAGATCCGATCCCGCGACGAGCAAGATTCCAGCCGCGCCTATGCCCCCCTGCGCAAGGCGACCGACGCCATCGAAGTCGTCACCGATCACTTCAGCATCCAGCAGACCGTCGAGCGGTTGCTCGCCCTCTACCGCGAAAAAGTCGAGGGCGACCACCCATGA
- a CDS encoding M15 family metallopeptidase yields MSPGPQSYQQVPIVECGEALVELPVEFARQTPHPYAVLGAPYGQGTPFALRTGVVQKLIAAQNFLQARHPELRLLIFDAYRPVAVQQFMVDWTFADLVARANQQPEELSVEQKQAFYQQVYQFWARPSLDPATPPPHSTGAAVDLTLLTEAGTPVAMGGDIDEIAPHSYPDHYAAADLPAERQFHHLRTLLRSAMTAAGFSQHPREWWHFSCGDQMWAFHSGQPVAHYGGLVDF; encoded by the coding sequence ATGAGTCCCGGACCGCAGTCCTACCAGCAGGTACCGATCGTCGAGTGCGGCGAAGCCCTGGTTGAGTTGCCGGTCGAATTCGCCCGCCAGACGCCTCATCCTTACGCGGTTCTCGGAGCCCCCTACGGCCAGGGCACACCCTTTGCCCTGCGCACGGGCGTCGTCCAGAAGCTCATCGCCGCCCAAAATTTCTTGCAGGCCCGGCACCCCGAACTGCGGCTCCTGATCTTCGATGCCTACCGGCCCGTCGCCGTCCAGCAGTTTATGGTCGATTGGACGTTCGCGGATCTGGTGGCTCGCGCCAATCAGCAGCCAGAAGAACTGTCTGTCGAACAAAAACAAGCTTTCTACCAGCAGGTCTACCAGTTCTGGGCCAGACCCAGCCTCGATCCGGCTACCCCGCCGCCCCACAGCACCGGGGCCGCCGTCGATCTCACCTTGCTCACCGAAGCTGGCACTCCCGTAGCGATGGGGGGAGATATCGATGAAATCGCACCCCACTCCTACCCGGATCACTACGCTGCAGCCGATTTGCCTGCCGAACGCCAGTTTCACCACCTTCGCACCCTGCTGCGCTCGGCGATGACGGCTGCAGGTTTTAGCCAGCACCCGCGCGAGTGGTGGCATTTTTCCTGCGGCGACCAGATGTGGGCCTTTCATTCCGGGCAGCCTGTCGCCCACTACGGTGGATTGGTAGATTTTTAG
- a CDS encoding type II toxin-antitoxin system Phd/YefM family antitoxin, which produces MTHLPREISAADFKAQCLKLMDQVEQQRTEVIITKRGKPVAKLVPFMVQAPSVFGFMAGTGIIQGDIETPIEESWNAEHD; this is translated from the coding sequence ATGACACACTTGCCTAGAGAAATTTCTGCTGCAGATTTCAAGGCACAATGCCTGAAATTAATGGATCAAGTCGAGCAGCAGCGCACAGAGGTGATTATCACCAAACGAGGCAAGCCGGTAGCGAAGCTGGTTCCCTTCATGGTACAAGCACCATCCGTCTTCGGGTTTATGGCTGGTACCGGCATTATCCAGGGTGACATCGAGACACCGATCGAAGAGTCATGGAACGCCGAACATGACTGA
- a CDS encoding DUF2079 domain-containing protein, whose protein sequence is MIASRPGIFLLVAVSLGFVVLFGSAALHHELFQSRLFDLGIFDQGVYLISRGEFPFSTTMGFHILGDHAAVVLYPLALLYRLVPGVYWLFFVQALSLSLGAMPMYGLAAQAGLEEHWRRVAAVAYLLYPALFNIAIFDFHPEVIALPAILWALWAALARRPVQLTIATLLVLSCKEVLGLTVAAMGLWLLLKNRRRYGVALTAVGLAWFVFASQWVIPTFSGDQMQALGRYSYLGNSATEIVLRLVREPTLVLVRLVQPESLLYLVALLVPVAVALRWRLILSALPALPMLGLNLLSSLPLQRDLRFQYQLPIFPFLLFWFVVSLKAEKNNEFLTGRPLQIALAIAGALLVVPSQFRVLAVLALAVWLGFVLRQGRRITPKILMGWLVIGFCTQARFTSFFSPQMSHLANLAQIREAIALVDATGGVLTTSDIAPHLSERRTIEMFRKTTPLDLALLPAYRYVLLDLLNPGTECDAPYLIALQNKLRTEPHFKQVYAKNRIALFIKHSK, encoded by the coding sequence GTGATCGCGAGCCGTCCCGGTATCTTTCTACTTGTTGCCGTTTCGCTGGGCTTTGTCGTGCTCTTCGGCTCAGCGGCGCTGCACCACGAGCTTTTTCAATCGCGGCTTTTTGATCTGGGCATCTTTGATCAGGGCGTGTATCTCATCAGCCGGGGCGAGTTTCCCTTCAGCACGACGATGGGCTTTCACATCCTGGGCGACCACGCAGCAGTTGTTCTCTACCCGCTCGCTCTGCTCTACAGGCTGGTGCCGGGCGTTTACTGGCTCTTTTTTGTGCAGGCGCTCTCGCTCTCGCTCGGGGCGATGCCGATGTATGGGCTGGCGGCCCAGGCCGGGTTAGAAGAGCACTGGCGGCGGGTGGCAGCCGTCGCCTATCTGCTCTATCCGGCGCTCTTCAACATCGCTATATTCGACTTTCATCCGGAGGTGATCGCCCTCCCGGCAATTCTCTGGGCGCTCTGGGCGGCCCTGGCCCGGCGGCCTGTGCAACTTACAATCGCCACTCTCCTCGTACTCAGCTGCAAGGAAGTGCTGGGGTTGACCGTGGCGGCGATGGGCCTCTGGCTGCTGCTGAAAAACCGGCGGCGCTACGGCGTGGCACTCACAGCTGTCGGACTTGCCTGGTTTGTTTTCGCCAGTCAGTGGGTCATACCCACCTTCAGCGGCGATCAGATGCAGGCGCTGGGCCGCTACAGCTATCTGGGCAACTCGGCAACGGAGATCGTCCTGCGGCTGGTGCGCGAACCCACTCTCGTCCTCGTACGGCTGGTGCAGCCGGAGAGCCTGCTGTACCTGGTGGCGCTACTGGTGCCCGTGGCGGTTGCCCTGCGCTGGCGGCTCATCTTGAGCGCTCTACCCGCCCTGCCGATGCTCGGCCTCAACCTGCTCTCTTCGCTGCCTCTACAGCGGGATCTGCGCTTTCAGTACCAGTTGCCGATCTTTCCTTTTTTACTGTTCTGGTTCGTCGTCTCCCTCAAAGCCGAGAAGAACAACGAATTTCTTACCGGACGACCGCTTCAGATTGCCCTTGCGATCGCAGGTGCGCTCCTGGTCGTGCCCTCCCAATTTCGAGTGCTCGCAGTGCTGGCCCTCGCGGTCTGGCTCGGGTTCGTGCTCCGGCAGGGCCGTCGGATCACACCGAAGATCCTGATGGGCTGGCTGGTGATTGGCTTTTGTACCCAGGCGCGCTTCACCTCATTTTTCAGTCCCCAGATGAGCCACCTGGCCAACCTCGCTCAGATCCGCGAGGCGATTGCCCTGGTAGATGCGACCGGAGGCGTGCTCACGACTTCGGACATCGCTCCTCACTTGAGCGAGCGGCGCACGATCGAGATGTTCCGCAAAACCACGCCCCTCGATCTGGCCTTGCTGCCCGCGTACCGCTACGTGCTTCTAGATCTGCTCAATCCCGGCACCGAATGCGACGCGCCCTATCTTATCGCCCTGCAGAACAAGCTCCGCACCGAGCCGCACTTCAAGCAGGTGTATGCAAAGAACCGGATCGCCCTTTTCATAAAGCACTCAAAGTAG
- a CDS encoding glycoside hydrolase family 10 protein — MSALRGVWLTNVGSAVLHSRQAIVEAMQLLADAGFNAVFPVVWNKGFTLYPSRVMGEHFGVEIDPLYAEQGRDPLAEVIEEAGRAGIRTVIPWFEYGFACAARADGGHILAARPEWRACERGGALLVKNGLAWMNAFDPQVQAFLIDLIVEVAENYPVQGVQGCDRLPGLPVEGGYDPLTLRRYAAATGREVPFDPQERRWLQWRADELTAFLERLRMCIKAVRSDLLLSLAPAVYPFSLTHLLQDVKAWSEQELFDLLHPQVYRENFRAYKVEIDKFGRYLSSAALERTAPGIALKANGTELSREDLLRCVALNRDRKLLGEVFFFYEGLRADGGSKAHWLGNGPYAPS; from the coding sequence GTGAGCGCTCTGCGCGGGGTCTGGCTCACGAACGTCGGCAGCGCCGTTCTACACTCACGGCAGGCGATCGTCGAGGCGATGCAGCTGCTGGCGGATGCTGGCTTCAACGCTGTTTTTCCGGTGGTCTGGAACAAAGGTTTCACCCTTTATCCAAGCCGGGTGATGGGCGAGCACTTCGGCGTCGAGATCGATCCGCTCTACGCTGAACAGGGCCGCGATCCTTTGGCGGAAGTCATCGAAGAAGCGGGCCGGGCTGGTATCCGAACCGTCATTCCCTGGTTCGAGTACGGTTTTGCCTGTGCAGCCAGGGCAGATGGCGGCCATATTCTGGCAGCCCGGCCCGAGTGGCGGGCCTGCGAGCGGGGTGGGGCACTGCTGGTCAAAAATGGCCTCGCCTGGATGAACGCTTTTGACCCACAGGTGCAGGCGTTTTTGATCGATCTGATCGTGGAAGTGGCAGAAAATTACCCGGTGCAGGGCGTGCAGGGCTGCGACCGGTTGCCGGGCCTGCCGGTAGAAGGCGGCTACGACCCGCTCACGCTCCGGCGATACGCGGCAGCGACGGGCCGGGAAGTTCCCTTTGATCCCCAGGAGCGCCGCTGGCTGCAGTGGCGGGCCGACGAGCTTACAGCCTTTCTTGAGCGTCTACGAATGTGCATCAAGGCGGTGCGCTCGGATCTGCTCCTGTCGCTGGCTCCGGCGGTGTACCCTTTTAGCCTCACCCACCTGTTACAGGACGTCAAAGCCTGGAGCGAGCAGGAGTTGTTCGATCTGTTGCATCCGCAGGTGTACCGCGAAAATTTTCGCGCCTACAAAGTAGAGATCGACAAATTTGGCCGTTATCTTTCTTCGGCAGCACTGGAGCGGACCGCCCCCGGCATTGCCCTGAAGGCGAACGGCACCGAGTTGAGCCGGGAGGATCTATTGCGCTGCGTCGCCCTCAACCGCGACCGAAAACTCCTGGGGGAGGTATTTTTCTTCTACGAGGGTCTGCGCGCCGACGGGGGCAGCAAGGCCCACTGGCTGGGAAACGGTCCCTACGCCCCCAGTTGA
- a CDS encoding isopenicillin N synthase family dioxygenase, with protein sequence MDERSELPVIDIAALVGGQGNRRQVAAQIDRACRQWGFFYITNHGVSAALERQLEEQSRLFFSRASADKLKIAMVRGGRAWRGYFDVGGELTSGVPDCKEGLYFGQELPEDHPLVHSGTPLHGANLFPDGMPLFRSAVLEYITALSELGHALMAGIALGLGLDETYFARHCTGEPLVLFRIFNYPPAPPDDHSWGVGEHTDYGLLTILKQDDTGGLQVKSEAGGWQPVAPIPGTFVCNIGDMLECMSGGLYRSTPHRVLNRSGQARLSFPFFFDPGFYARVGPIAGLAATPSDGHERWDGASVHDWQGIYGDYVLAKVGRVFPQLQQAVL encoded by the coding sequence ATGGATGAGCGCTCGGAGCTGCCGGTAATCGATATCGCTGCGCTCGTGGGCGGCCAGGGCAATCGAAGGCAGGTAGCGGCCCAGATCGACCGGGCCTGCCGGCAGTGGGGATTTTTTTACATTACGAATCACGGTGTCAGTGCGGCCCTGGAGCGACAGCTGGAGGAGCAAAGCAGGCTATTTTTCAGCCGTGCTTCGGCGGATAAGCTCAAGATCGCGATGGTCCGGGGCGGTCGGGCCTGGCGGGGTTACTTCGATGTGGGCGGTGAGCTGACCTCCGGCGTGCCGGACTGCAAGGAGGGACTGTACTTTGGCCAGGAACTGCCAGAAGATCATCCGCTGGTGCACTCGGGCACACCCTTGCATGGAGCGAATCTTTTTCCTGACGGGATGCCGCTTTTTCGCTCAGCCGTGCTCGAATACATAACCGCTCTGAGCGAACTGGGCCACGCGCTGATGGCCGGTATCGCCCTTGGGCTGGGCCTCGATGAAACCTACTTTGCCCGGCACTGTACAGGGGAACCGCTGGTGCTCTTTCGCATCTTCAACTATCCGCCTGCCCCGCCGGACGATCATAGTTGGGGCGTAGGCGAACATACGGACTACGGGCTGCTCACCATCCTCAAGCAGGACGATACCGGTGGCCTGCAGGTAAAGTCAGAGGCAGGCGGCTGGCAGCCGGTCGCGCCGATTCCCGGCACCTTCGTGTGCAACATCGGAGACATGCTGGAGTGCATGAGCGGCGGCCTCTATCGCTCGACTCCCCATCGCGTCCTCAATCGCAGTGGTCAGGCCCGGCTCTCGTTTCCGTTTTTCTTCGATCCTGGCTTTTATGCCCGCGTCGGACCGATTGCCGGACTCGCTGCCACCCCCTCAGACGGCCACGAGCGGTGGGATGGTGCGAGCGTACACGACTGGCAGGGCATCTACGGCGATTATGTACTCGCTAAAGTTGGTCGGGTCTTCCCGCAGTTGCAGCAGGCCGTCCTGTAG
- the def gene encoding peptide deformylase, whose amino-acid sequence MANQLQIPKQKLAKPPLTIHTLGDRVLRQGSKQISGINDEVRKLAAQMLQTMYSSDGIGLAAPQVGVNKRLIVVDIDPENAARPPLVLVNPAIKQASGDLEVDQEGCLSVPSVWADVRRPARIVATYRDLNGRPMSLEASGLLARCIQHEIDHLDGIMFVDRVENQIALAPQLVQKGFSVRDVQLRS is encoded by the coding sequence ATGGCAAACCAACTGCAGATCCCCAAGCAAAAACTGGCAAAGCCGCCCCTGACCATTCACACGCTCGGGGACCGGGTGCTGCGCCAGGGCAGCAAACAGATCTCAGGCATCAACGACGAGGTGCGCAAACTGGCGGCCCAGATGCTCCAGACCATGTACAGCTCCGACGGTATTGGCCTCGCTGCTCCCCAGGTGGGCGTCAACAAGCGGCTCATCGTCGTCGATATCGACCCCGAAAACGCTGCCAGGCCACCGCTGGTGCTCGTCAACCCGGCTATCAAACAGGCCAGCGGTGACCTCGAAGTCGATCAAGAAGGCTGCCTGAGCGTACCGAGCGTCTGGGCCGATGTGCGCCGTCCGGCCCGCATCGTCGCCACCTACCGCGACTTGAACGGCAGGCCGATGAGCCTTGAAGCTTCGGGACTGCTGGCCCGCTGCATCCAGCACGAGATCGACCACCTCGACGGCATCATGTTCGTGGACCGGGTCGAAAATCAGATTGCCCTCGCTCCCCAGCTGGTACAAAAGGGCTTTTCAGTCCGCGACGTGCAGTTGCGCAGCTAA
- a CDS encoding rod shape-determining protein gives MFRFFSRSACEVGIDLGSANTLIYRSGQGIVLTEPSVVALARDGGELVMAGEEACQLLGRCPANLVLSRPLREGVITDFDSAAIMLKHFVRQAIGPSASVARMVIGIPSGVTEVQRRAVLETAAQAGARSVLLIEEPLAAAIGAGLPVNSPVGSMIVDIGGGSTEVAVLCAQGCVVSQSVPVAGDVMNEVIAQYLRKTYDLIVGEHIAEQLKLELASAIDSEQDGTFEVCGQDLLSGLPRTLVVHEAEVRECIREPIKTIVQAVRRTLEHTPAQLIADIYRRGIVLCGGGALLRGLDELIASETRICVHIAESPLASLALGTGQILEHPRQWNRALSVQAVAV, from the coding sequence GTGTTTAGATTCTTTAGCCGCTCGGCCTGTGAAGTCGGGATAGACCTCGGTTCGGCGAACACGTTGATTTATCGCAGTGGCCAGGGAATCGTATTGACCGAACCCTCGGTTGTTGCGCTGGCCCGCGACGGCGGTGAGCTGGTGATGGCCGGGGAAGAAGCCTGTCAGTTGCTGGGCCGCTGCCCGGCAAATCTGGTGCTCTCCCGCCCGCTGCGCGAGGGAGTGATCACCGACTTTGATTCAGCGGCGATCATGCTCAAGCACTTCGTGCGTCAGGCAATCGGTCCTTCCGCTTCGGTGGCCCGCATGGTGATCGGTATTCCGAGTGGCGTTACCGAGGTCCAGCGGCGGGCGGTGCTTGAGACGGCGGCCCAGGCAGGAGCGCGCTCGGTGCTGCTCATCGAAGAACCGCTTGCAGCGGCAATTGGTGCCGGTCTGCCGGTCAACTCACCCGTGGGCAGCATGATCGTCGATATCGGCGGCGGCAGCACCGAGGTGGCAGTACTCTGTGCCCAGGGCTGCGTCGTCTCCCAGTCGGTACCGGTGGCGGGCGACGTGATGAACGAGGTGATTGCCCAGTACCTGCGCAAGACCTACGACCTGATCGTAGGCGAGCACATTGCCGAGCAGCTCAAGCTCGAATTGGCCTCGGCCATCGACAGCGAGCAGGACGGAACCTTCGAGGTATGCGGTCAGGATCTACTCTCGGGGCTGCCGCGTACCCTCGTCGTCCACGAAGCCGAGGTGCGCGAGTGCATCCGCGAGCCGATTAAGACGATCGTGCAGGCGGTGCGGCGCACCCTGGAGCACACTCCGGCCCAACTTATCGCCGACATCTACCGGCGCGGCATCGTGCTCTGTGGCGGCGGAGCGCTCCTGCGGGGCCTCGATGAGCTGATCGCAAGCGAGACGCGCATCTGTGTGCATATCGCCGAGTCGCCCCTGGCAAGTCTGGCTCTGGGCACCGGTCAGATTCTCGAACACCCGCGCCAGTGGAACCGGGCCTTGAGTGTCCAGGCCGTCGCCGTCTAG
- the yidC gene encoding membrane protein insertase YidC — protein MDFGVGFLTNNVMLPILDFLYRIVPNYGVGIVLLTLIVKGLLWPLGAGSIRNMRKMQVVQPEMQRRTKEIQEKYKNDPERLRQEMSGIYKEYGNPFAGCLPLVVQMPILFALFATLRGSPFGDTVQMTNVQIKPTTELSQVQAEGKSGSHTIYLNEQRERAQVVFEPTSAKVPVGQSLQFKVESSGGQPFTALPVRYEIASGADKARISADGLLTASAVGDVNVHTTVPGIAAEKGFLFIEQLGRTGISGKDGIHWDVMIMIVLFGISLYFSQNYTASKNPNMTDQQKQINKITPFVFSGMFVFFPLPAGVLLYILLSNLFQILQTYILYREPLPENIQRIVDQSRRKEEGDKPLPFENNKTRRKKKA, from the coding sequence ATGGACTTCGGAGTCGGTTTTCTTACGAACAACGTCATGTTGCCCATCCTGGACTTTCTGTACCGGATAGTCCCCAACTATGGCGTCGGCATCGTGCTGTTGACACTGATCGTCAAGGGACTGCTCTGGCCGCTGGGAGCAGGCTCCATTCGCAACATGCGCAAGATGCAGGTGGTGCAGCCGGAGATGCAGCGCCGCACCAAAGAAATTCAAGAAAAGTACAAAAACGACCCCGAGCGGTTGCGCCAGGAGATGTCGGGCATCTACAAGGAGTACGGCAACCCCTTCGCCGGTTGCCTGCCGCTGGTCGTCCAGATGCCGATTTTGTTTGCGCTCTTTGCCACCCTGCGCGGTTCGCCCTTCGGCGATACAGTGCAGATGACGAACGTGCAGATCAAGCCGACGACCGAGTTGAGTCAGGTGCAGGCCGAGGGCAAGAGCGGTTCCCACACGATCTACCTCAACGAGCAGCGCGAGCGCGCCCAGGTCGTCTTTGAACCGACCTCCGCCAAAGTTCCAGTCGGCCAGTCGCTGCAGTTCAAAGTCGAGAGCAGTGGTGGTCAGCCTTTTACTGCTCTGCCGGTGCGCTACGAAATTGCCTCCGGTGCTGATAAAGCCCGGATCTCAGCCGATGGTCTGTTGACGGCGAGTGCTGTGGGTGATGTCAACGTTCACACCACCGTGCCCGGCATCGCCGCCGAAAAAGGCTTTTTGTTCATCGAGCAGCTCGGTCGCACCGGCATCTCCGGCAAGGACGGCATCCACTGGGACGTGATGATTATGATCGTCCTTTTTGGCATCTCGCTCTATTTTTCCCAGAACTACACCGCCAGCAAAAACCCGAACATGACCGATCAGCAAAAGCAGATCAACAAGATCACCCCTTTTGTCTTCTCGGGGATGTTCGTCTTCTTCCCGCTGCCGGCGGGCGTGCTACTGTACATTTTGTTGTCGAACCTCTTCCAGATTTTGCAGACCTACATTCTCTACCGCGAGCCGCTGCCCGAAAATATTCAGCGCATCGTCGATCAATCCAGGCGCAAAGAAGAGGGCGACAAACCCCTGCCTTTTGAGAACAACAAGACCCGCCGCAAGAAAAAAGCATGA
- a CDS encoding protein jag: MIEPETETEEARRWLQSVLQLMGLPDGIQLTPAPNDPASLPWLEIREDGLTSAHKELLLAREGEALDALQFLLNTTMHLQSDHKQAYTVELAGYRHKRHQQLSEMAWEAAAAVRSSGQEFVFGALSAAERRQIHMLLQEEPDLATYSRGKEPERRLVVRPRTDEDDTPGADE, translated from the coding sequence ATGATCGAACCTGAGACTGAGACCGAGGAAGCCCGCCGCTGGCTGCAGTCCGTCTTGCAGCTGATGGGTTTGCCCGACGGTATCCAGCTCACCCCAGCCCCCAACGACCCGGCCAGTCTGCCGTGGCTTGAGATCCGCGAGGACGGACTGACCAGCGCCCACAAGGAGCTGTTGCTGGCCCGCGAGGGCGAGGCGCTCGATGCGCTGCAATTTTTGCTCAACACGACGATGCACCTGCAGAGCGACCACAAGCAGGCGTACACGGTCGAGCTGGCCGGTTACCGCCACAAGCGCCACCAGCAACTGAGCGAGATGGCCTGGGAGGCAGCGGCGGCAGTGCGCTCCAGCGGCCAAGAATTTGTCTTTGGGGCGCTCTCAGCGGCGGAGCGCCGTCAGATTCACATGCTGCTGCAGGAGGAGCCGGATCTGGCCACCTACAGCCGGGGCAAGGAACCGGAGCGCCGTCTGGTGGTCCGGCCCCGCACCGACGAGGACGATACGCCTGGAGCGGACGAATAG